AATCCGTTAGAAAGGACGATATGGGAAATCCATTAGAGAACCCCATAGTAGTTACTGAATTTAAACCATTCCAGGCACCAACATCTGATCCAAAAATATTAGCTGAGGGTAGAGAAAACTTTAGTCTCATTGAATGGTTAGATGTATTGATAAACACTATAGGTTATAATCATGAAGTATATTCTAATCCTAAGCGTAAACTCACACTGATTTCCAGATTATTGCCCTTAATCGAGGACGGGTTACATATTGTTGAATTCGGTCCTAAAGCGACTGGAAAGACTTATATTTATAGGAATGTTAGCAGATATACTAGGATAATAGTTGGTGGAACGATAACACCAGCCTCATTATTTTATAATTTGAGAACTGGAATGCCGGGAGAAATAGCTATTAGAGATAGTGTAATTTTTGATGAGATAGCAAAAGTTAAGATGCCCAACCCAGATGAAATAGTTGCAAAGTTAAAGGATTTCATGGAAAGCGGACAATTTGAGAGAGGTAAGCAAAAAGTTACCTCAGGTTGTTCAATGGTAATTCTTGGCAATGTTGAAGTTGAATTACAAGGGGATGTATTTATACCAGTTGAAGATATGACATATTTACTTCCACAACCAATGAGAGATTCTGCACTCATAGATAGGATTGGCGGTATTATTCCGGGTTGGGAATTGCCTAAAATAGGTAAATCAAAACAGCACTTATCTCATGGTTATGGAATAGCTCTTGACTATTTTTCAGAAGTAATGCACACTATGAAAAAGGACACATTAACAAACGAAATTAGTAAATATATAGAACTTGGTAATAATGTTACGATAAGGGATGAGAAGGCTATAAAGAAATTGGTAAGTGCCTTAATGAAATTGCTCTTTCCCAATCTTCAATTTGATAATAGTGAACTTAAATTTATAACAGAGTTTGCGATTGAGATGAGACAAAGAGTGAGGGAGTGGTTACATAAGTTATCCCCAGGGGAATTTCAAAAAGACAAAATATCATTCGTTATAAAAGGATAAAGGGGAATGTGGAGTATCCTCATCTTTTGCAGGTAGTGTTGGAATTCAGTCATAGAAATTAGAATGTAGTACGCTGAAAATGAAAACATAAAGAAATTATATGCACAAAAAAGTTATTTCGTGTAAATTTTCAAATACTTACGTAGTATTCTCTCAGCGAGTATTATAAGATACACAGAAGATTATATGGATTACA
The nucleotide sequence above comes from Sulfolobus tengchongensis. Encoded proteins:
- the brxL gene encoding BREX system Lon protease-like protein BrxL; protein product: MSDLFAKVRSAFGDYAVDKSLKNEADLTRLPGFVAEYLMTEFSLEDPNNWMSKLRDFVKKYYFDASEKEYVKHKLVTEGTIKLIDELRVWVDIDTGEHKAVVPTIGENNVRIPKDIVNKNPMTLVTGMWGLITLQYSPESVRKDDMGNPLENPIVVTEFKPFQAPTSDPKILAEGRENFSLIEWLDVLINTIGYNHEVYSNPKRKLTLISRLLPLIEDGLHIVEFGPKATGKTYIYRNVSRYTRIIVGGTITPASLFYNLRTGMPGEIAIRDSVIFDEIAKVKMPNPDEIVAKLKDFMESGQFERGKQKVTSGCSMVILGNVEVELQGDVFIPVEDMTYLLPQPMRDSALIDRIGGIIPGWELPKIGKSKQHLSHGYGIALDYFSEVMHTMKKDTLTNEISKYIELGNNVTIRDEKAIKKLVSALMKLLFPNLQFDNSELKFITEFAIEMRQRVREWLHKLSPGEFQKDKISFVIKG